GAACAGTTATAGCTTAGTAGCTAAAGCAAGTACGTCCTCATGATCTTAATCCTCGTTCCATGGAAGTCCTATGAAACATGGAAACTAATGAATGACTTTTTCCACTGATGGCTTCCaccaaagaagaaaattcacaGCATTGTAGATCAGATCTCCAACTACtgacatttcatattcatgaattAATGTCATACAGCTAGCCTTAAACAACCAATTATTAGCAAacaattacaagaaaaaaataataatcatatcaAAGTTAATTCTCTGAATCCAAAACAAACCCACTGTATCAAAACGATCTTAAAATTTCTAGTCCACATCAATGAAGAacaaacgaagaaaccaaaaacaaattatgaaattttttaccTCTAAAATTTTCCATCAACTTAATTTGATCTTATTCTGCATCGGATACAGTTGAGATCAAGTCAACCAGCTGACTAGCTTCATCATCTTCCTCCATCTGAGCCGGCTGATTAAGATCTATCATATTGTCTCCAAATCTAACGACAGAAGAACTTCTAGCATTGCCTAAGTTGGAAAAGTGGACCTTCTTGTGTCCACCCAATGCTTGACCAGATTCGAACACCTTAAAACAGAATGGACATTCAAAGACTCTTTGCTCAAAGCGACCATGACCATGGCTACGGCCACGGCCACGGCCACTTCCCCGGTCTTTACCATCTTCCAAATTCTCTTCGTGTAACTGATTCTTGGTTTTTTTGTGGTTCGCTCTGTGGCCGCCAAGAGCCTGATAGGATGGAAACGCTTTCTTGCACGTCTGGCACTTGAACTTTGCTTGAGGCCGTGTTCGCGTGTGATTCAGGCGGAGAGAATGGTCATCCCCAATATCCTCACCttcatgttgaacttcttctttCGCTCTTGGCCATTTGCCCCTAGAAAGCATTAGAAGACACATAGCCACGTCTTCTTCAGAGAAAGTATCAGAGACTGAACTGATCAGTTCGGGTTCGAGTGGCGACTTGACGAGTGGTGCAACGGTTTCACGACGCCGCTTGGATATTCTGCGAGTTGGAGAAATAGGTTGGGAGTCGGCATCACTTTCCTTGTCGGAGTTTGGAACGAGAGAGAGGACGTCCCGGTTGAGAGATCGGTAGGACTGCATGGGGGAGGGGAAGTTGAGAGAAGAGGATGAGGATTGAGAGGGAGATAGCAGAGTTGACTCGGCGGCGAACGAGTTGTCATGCT
The genomic region above belongs to Carya illinoinensis cultivar Pawnee chromosome 4, C.illinoinensisPawnee_v1, whole genome shotgun sequence and contains:
- the LOC122307799 gene encoding zinc finger protein ZAT4-like, whose translation is MEKHRICKICTKRLANGKAMGGHMRSHLAKLPIPPKPTVQQHDNSFAAESTLLSPSQSSSSSLNFPSPMQSYRSLNRDVLSLVPNSDKESDADSQPISPTRRISKRRRETVAPLVKSPLEPELISSVSDTFSEEDVAMCLLMLSRGKWPRAKEEVQHEGEDIGDDHSLRLNHTRTRPQAKFKCQTCKKAFPSYQALGGHRANHKKTKNQLHEENLEDGKDRGSGRGRGRSHGHGRFEQRVFECPFCFKVFESGQALGGHKKVHFSNLGNARSSSVVRFGDNMIDLNQPAQMEEDDEASQLVDLISTVSDAE